Proteins encoded together in one Polaribacter reichenbachii window:
- a CDS encoding lipid A deacylase LpxR family protein produces the protein MKNRVFIFLFFISLSLFSQQKYSKEISFVSDNDLYVSVNSDRYYTNGMFLTYRYLSENKNKNLEKKIFEWQIGHKMYTAYRPVVKTINLHDRPFAGYLYAGLGLRKVYKNNKILNTSVQIGIIGPNAYAKELQDFIHDIYGFEEATGWQYQIKNAFGLNFGAEYTNLLTESKSKTFDISWVNSANLGTVFTNINTGLNFRFGFTELQKMANSIAFNTNLNDESTTFKREVESFFYIKPALQLAFYDATIQGSFLNKNSIVTKEIIPLVFNLELGIKFTANRFNFGYAFNYNTSKSKDLRRTAGHKYGAISVNYLLH, from the coding sequence ATGAAAAACCGAGTATTTATATTTCTTTTTTTTATATCGCTATCTCTTTTTTCTCAGCAAAAATACTCAAAAGAGATTAGTTTTGTGAGTGATAATGACTTGTATGTTTCTGTGAACTCAGACCGATATTACACAAACGGAATGTTTTTAACCTACAGATATCTGTCAGAAAACAAAAATAAAAACCTAGAAAAAAAGATTTTTGAGTGGCAAATTGGTCATAAAATGTACACAGCATACAGGCCTGTAGTTAAAACTATTAATTTACACGACAGACCATTTGCAGGTTATTTATATGCTGGTTTAGGCTTAAGAAAGGTTTATAAAAATAATAAAATTTTAAATACTTCTGTACAAATTGGTATTATTGGACCCAATGCATATGCTAAAGAACTGCAAGATTTTATTCACGATATTTATGGTTTTGAAGAAGCTACAGGTTGGCAATATCAAATAAAAAATGCCTTCGGATTAAATTTTGGAGCAGAATACACAAATCTTTTAACCGAAAGTAAATCGAAAACTTTTGATATCTCTTGGGTTAACTCTGCTAATTTAGGAACCGTTTTTACAAATATTAATACTGGTTTAAATTTTAGGTTTGGTTTTACAGAACTTCAAAAAATGGCAAATTCTATTGCTTTTAACACAAATTTAAATGATGAAAGCACTACATTTAAAAGAGAGGTAGAATCTTTCTTTTACATAAAACCAGCTTTACAACTCGCTTTTTACGATGCAACAATTCAAGGTAGCTTTTTAAATAAAAACAGCATTGTAACCAAAGAAATCATTCCGCTTGTTTTTAATTTAGAGTTAGGGATTAAGTTTACGGCAAATCGTTTTAATTTTGGTTATGCTTTTAATTACAATACAAGCAAATCTAAAGATTTAAGAAGAACAGCAGGTCATAAATACGGTGCAATAAGTGTAAATTACTTACTACATTAA
- the ppk2 gene encoding polyphosphate kinase 2, which translates to MSTNLSASDLKKLNSKKGLLALLSKEPLNVERALRYINYQKKLKKLQTELIRLQTWVINNDERIIVVFQGRDAAGKGGAIRRITERINPRFMRIVALPKPTEDEKSQWYFQRYVEQLPKAGEMVFFDRSWYNRAVVEPVNGFCTPEEYEIFMNQVNDFERMILESGIHLVKIYMSISKKEQAKRFAEIKSDPLKQWKMTKLDEKAQDLWDQYTGYKNAMFERTNTKISPWKIIRANRKTEARVNVINHILKSIPYDKTLEI; encoded by the coding sequence ATGAGTACGAATTTAAGTGCATCAGATTTAAAAAAATTAAACTCTAAAAAAGGTTTATTGGCTCTTTTATCTAAAGAACCTTTAAATGTAGAAAGAGCTTTAAGATATATAAATTATCAGAAAAAATTAAAAAAGTTACAAACTGAGTTGATTCGATTGCAAACTTGGGTAATTAATAACGACGAAAGAATTATTGTTGTTTTTCAAGGAAGAGATGCAGCAGGTAAAGGTGGTGCAATAAGAAGAATTACAGAACGTATAAATCCGCGTTTTATGCGAATTGTAGCATTGCCAAAACCTACTGAAGACGAAAAATCGCAATGGTATTTTCAAAGATATGTAGAGCAATTGCCAAAAGCTGGTGAAATGGTTTTTTTTGATAGAAGCTGGTACAATAGAGCAGTAGTAGAACCTGTAAATGGTTTTTGTACACCAGAAGAATATGAGATTTTTATGAATCAAGTGAATGATTTTGAAAGAATGATTTTAGAATCTGGTATTCATTTGGTAAAAATTTATATGTCTATTTCTAAAAAAGAGCAGGCAAAGCGTTTTGCAGAAATAAAAAGTGATCCTTTAAAACAATGGAAAATGACAAAGCTAGATGAAAAGGCACAAGATTTATGGGACCAATACACAGGTTATAAAAATGCAATGTTCGAAAGAACAAATACCAAAATTTCTCCTTGGAAAATTATAAGAGCCAATAGAAAAACTGAAGCTAGAGTTAATGTGATAAATCATATCTTAAAAAGTATTCCTTATGATAAAACTTTAGAAATATAG
- a CDS encoding DUF3822 family protein: MQKKSSLTSLQKIKDIKLSIQFSLDGFSFCISDLESNQDLFFTEYLFDETLNSPVDLLNKIESIFKSDTNLQQEYAKIEAIHQNNLSTLVPNDYFDEGSLESYLKYNIKTLKNDFITFDGLSNIDAKNVYIPFVNINNYLFQNFGEFEFKHHITVLIDKLIAINNSNENVMYINVSKNNFDIIILKDKKLILSNSFTYTSKEDFIYYVLFTAEQIQLNTEEFNLYFTGEINSESDIYKIAYTYIKNIYFLESENAIFNDLEAPNHSNFILLG, encoded by the coding sequence GTGCAGAAAAAGAGTAGCCTTACATCTTTACAGAAAATAAAGGATATAAAATTATCCATCCAATTTAGTTTGGATGGATTTTCTTTTTGTATTTCAGATTTAGAAAGTAATCAAGATTTATTTTTTACAGAATATTTGTTTGATGAAACGTTAAATTCGCCAGTAGATTTATTAAATAAGATAGAATCTATCTTTAAAAGTGATACAAATCTACAGCAAGAATATGCTAAAATAGAAGCAATTCATCAAAATAACTTATCTACACTTGTACCAAATGACTATTTTGATGAAGGTTCTTTAGAATCCTATTTAAAGTATAACATTAAAACGCTAAAGAACGATTTTATTACTTTTGATGGTCTTAGCAATATCGATGCAAAAAATGTTTACATTCCGTTTGTAAACATCAACAATTATCTGTTTCAAAACTTTGGCGAATTTGAATTCAAACATCATATTACGGTATTAATAGATAAACTTATTGCTATAAATAATAGTAATGAAAATGTAATGTATATCAACGTTTCTAAAAACAATTTTGATATTATTATTTTAAAGGATAAAAAACTCATTTTATCAAATTCATTTACTTATACTTCAAAAGAAGATTTTATCTATTATGTATTATTTACAGCCGAACAAATTCAATTAAATACAGAAGAATTTAATTTGTATTTTACAGGTGAAATTAATTCTGAATCAGATATTTATAAAATAGCCTATACATATATCAAAAATATTTACTTTTTAGAAAGTGAAAATGCTATTTTTAATGATTTAGAAGCACCAAACCATTCTAATTTTATATTGTTAGGCTAA
- the ppk2 gene encoding polyphosphate kinase 2, whose product MTAKGTLSAEDFENLKSSDELLSLIKEKNISFSKVKNTHTYNNELRMLQIELVKLQRYVSKNNKRVAIIFEGRDAAGKGGNIRRFMEHLNPRSSRLVALNKPTEVEKGQWYFQRYIKELPNPGEIVFFDRSWYNRAVVEPVMGFCSDVQYKEFLQQVPEFEHMMYEDGLIIIKFWLSITKEEQAKRFEGRKEDPLKRWKFSPVDRQGQILWDKYTYYKEEMFTKTHTTYSPWMIVKTNDKKVARLEAIRHVLSQFDYEGKTEAGTVLNPDPNIVMRYYRSNIHQID is encoded by the coding sequence ATGACTGCAAAGGGAACTCTAAGTGCTGAAGATTTTGAAAATTTAAAGAGTAGTGATGAATTATTATCCCTAATCAAAGAAAAAAATATTTCTTTCTCTAAGGTAAAAAATACACATACGTACAATAACGAATTACGTATGCTACAAATAGAATTGGTAAAATTACAACGTTACGTTTCTAAAAATAATAAAAGAGTAGCCATAATTTTTGAAGGTAGAGATGCAGCAGGTAAAGGTGGTAATATTCGTAGATTTATGGAGCATTTAAACCCACGTTCTAGTAGATTAGTGGCTTTGAATAAACCTACTGAAGTAGAAAAAGGACAATGGTATTTTCAAAGATATATTAAAGAATTACCAAATCCTGGAGAAATTGTTTTTTTTGATAGAAGTTGGTATAACAGAGCAGTTGTAGAACCTGTAATGGGTTTTTGTTCAGATGTGCAGTACAAAGAATTTTTACAGCAAGTACCAGAATTTGAGCATATGATGTATGAGGATGGTTTAATTATTATTAAATTTTGGCTGTCTATAACTAAAGAAGAACAAGCAAAACGTTTTGAGGGCAGAAAAGAAGATCCTTTAAAACGTTGGAAATTTAGCCCTGTAGATAGACAAGGGCAAATTCTTTGGGATAAATATACGTACTACAAAGAAGAAATGTTTACCAAAACCCACACTACTTACAGTCCGTGGATGATTGTAAAAACTAATGATAAAAAAGTAGCAAGATTAGAAGCCATAAGACACGTTTTATCTCAGTTCGATTACGAAGGTAAAACGGAAGCAGGTACTGTTTTAAATCCTGATCCTAATATTGTTATGCGTTATTATCGTTCTAATATTCATCAAATAGATTAA
- a CDS encoding ATP-dependent DNA helicase, translating to MIKLPAEFYKELQKKFPHNPTQKQGKLLQLLSNFIFNDDKDELFLLKGYAGTGKTTTISTFVNSLWASGKKAVLLAPTGRAAKVIAVYSKRPAFTIHKKIYFPKKQSNGSVDFVLQTNKHRNTIFIVDEASMIPDSRQNQKLFESGSLLDDLISYVYSGHNCKLVFIGDTAQLPPVKLDISPALEQETLHYDYHKNVVEIELDEVMRQHENSGILANATQLRLLLQNNGDNFQFDVDFPDIKRLEDGYDIEDALVTAYESDGVEDTAFIVRSNKRANQYNQQIRMKIRGQENEISAGDYVMVVKNNYFWLNESSKAGFIANGDICQVLKIFSIKELYGFKFAEVELKMIDYPEMQPFETVLLLDTLTSESPSLTYDESNKLYQAVREDYADEKSKYKQFMAIKKNKYFNALQVKFSYAMTCHKSQGGQWRTVFIEQPYLPDGVSKEYFRWLYTAITRAQDKLYLIGFKDEFFID from the coding sequence ATGATAAAATTACCCGCTGAATTTTACAAAGAACTCCAAAAGAAGTTTCCTCATAATCCAACGCAAAAACAAGGTAAATTGTTGCAATTATTAAGCAATTTTATCTTTAATGATGATAAAGACGAACTGTTTTTATTAAAGGGTTATGCAGGTACAGGTAAAACGACAACTATAAGTACTTTTGTGAATTCTCTTTGGGCTTCTGGTAAAAAAGCAGTTTTGTTAGCGCCAACTGGTAGGGCTGCTAAAGTTATAGCTGTTTATTCTAAAAGACCAGCCTTTACAATTCATAAAAAAATCTATTTTCCTAAAAAGCAAAGTAATGGTTCTGTAGATTTTGTGTTGCAAACCAACAAACATAGAAATACAATTTTTATTGTTGATGAGGCTTCTATGATTCCAGACAGTCGTCAGAATCAAAAACTATTTGAATCTGGTTCTTTGTTAGATGATTTAATATCTTATGTATATAGTGGGCACAATTGTAAATTAGTTTTTATTGGTGATACTGCACAATTACCACCTGTTAAGTTAGATATAAGTCCGGCTTTAGAACAAGAAACATTACATTACGATTATCATAAAAACGTTGTTGAAATAGAATTGGATGAGGTAATGCGTCAGCACGAAAATTCAGGAATTTTGGCAAATGCAACACAATTAAGACTCTTGTTGCAAAATAATGGAGATAATTTTCAGTTTGATGTCGATTTTCCTGATATAAAAAGACTAGAAGATGGTTACGATATTGAGGATGCTTTAGTAACTGCATATGAATCAGATGGAGTAGAAGATACTGCTTTTATTGTGCGTTCTAATAAAAGAGCCAATCAATATAACCAACAAATACGAATGAAAATTCGTGGGCAAGAAAATGAAATTTCTGCTGGTGATTATGTAATGGTTGTAAAAAACAACTATTTCTGGTTAAATGAATCATCAAAAGCAGGTTTTATTGCCAATGGAGATATTTGCCAGGTTTTAAAAATATTCTCAATTAAAGAGTTATATGGTTTTAAATTTGCAGAAGTTGAGTTGAAAATGATAGATTACCCAGAAATGCAACCCTTCGAAACAGTTTTGTTACTAGATACCTTAACTAGTGAAAGCCCTTCTTTAACTTACGATGAATCTAATAAATTGTACCAAGCTGTAAGAGAAGATTATGCTGATGAAAAATCGAAATATAAGCAGTTTATGGCAATTAAAAAGAACAAATATTTTAATGCTTTGCAAGTTAAGTTTTCTTACGCTATGACTTGTCATAAATCTCAAGGAGGCCAATGGAGAACTGTTTTTATAGAACAACCCTATTTGCCAGATGGTGTTTCTAAAGAATATTTTAGATGGTTATATACAGCTATTACAAGAGCACAAGATAAATTGTACTTAATAGGCTTTAAAGATGAGTTTTTTATAGATTAA
- a CDS encoding RsmD family RNA methyltransferase — MRIISGKHKGRRLKAPKNLPVRPTTDMAKEGLFNIINNLYYFDSIAVLDLFSGTGNISYEFASRGTKNIYAIDANYNCIRYIYNTAKEFDLDINTYKSDVYKFLNKTSIQSDVIFADPPYDFEQDKFLEIADLVFEKNLLKEDGVLIIEHSKHTDLTIHKNHSYDKRYGGNVFSFFENSVEEEKED; from the coding sequence ATGAGAATTATATCAGGAAAACATAAAGGAAGACGTTTAAAAGCACCTAAAAACTTGCCTGTTCGTCCTACAACAGATATGGCAAAAGAAGGTTTGTTTAATATTATAAATAATCTTTATTATTTTGATAGCATTGCTGTGCTTGATTTATTTTCTGGTACTGGTAACATTAGCTACGAATTTGCATCTAGAGGCACAAAAAACATATATGCAATCGATGCAAATTACAATTGCATTCGATACATTTACAATACAGCAAAAGAATTTGATTTAGATATAAATACCTACAAAAGTGATGTTTATAAGTTTTTAAACAAAACATCTATTCAATCTGATGTTATTTTTGCCGACCCTCCTTACGACTTTGAGCAAGATAAATTTTTAGAAATTGCTGATCTTGTTTTTGAGAAAAACTTACTAAAAGAAGATGGTGTTTTAATTATAGAACACTCCAAACACACAGATTTAACAATACATAAAAACCATAGTTATGATAAACGATATGGAGGAAATGTATTTAGCTTTTTTGAAAATTCTGTTGAAGAAGAAAAAGAAGACTAA
- a CDS encoding cadherin-like domain-containing protein, translated as MLTKLSNTLIILLFVSQLLVGQTAPLAVNDTNIALINTNINVSAPGVLANDSDADGDTITVTEFSINGVTILADQTANLTEGTINIAENGAYSFTPSLNFTGNLPDINYIISDGTSTSSATLNISVKVAPVANNDNYIAINNTALVTTTPGILNNDTDSDGDVIVVTEYSINGITYNVGQTATFTEGAILILSDGSFTYTPTLDFTGNLPTINYTISDGNFTSTADLNISVENIPEAIDDENSTVVDISISELAPGLLNNDIDLDGDELKIIEFSVNSSTYNAGQTANFSEGSIIISENGSYMYTPTQNFSGDVSEINYTISDGVFESSANLNLTVYLPPEPPIASTDYDTVDINTTLTVAAPGVLANDTDINVQDIVTVTQFSVNGTLYNAGQTANLAEGKLSVAVDGSYIFEPTPNYTGNVPTITYTISDGTFTTTSNLLMTVEPTEDLLEINELGSCNQGFNANGEYKIVYSLILTNRNNARDLHEPALIRNIDLIDDLQSAFGSGCIVNVEAASVSNNLVENIAEGSYFPMDYDISAINNSFLNGSSSSFFNTNAINNLILYPRQSIFVSFCVTVNPFCDGRPDPTPSGSGINFTNTLTVNTDKGNNATSDITLNDFHTTEAVVSAGLYVPEFNNQSLDPPGLVNFDGTYDYVNTVILTNEGTVDAQNINFNMGLADFRNRVVFTEFLISQVSGPDVTVNTNYDGNNETTLLTPNNILPAGETVVLEIYYKIGPIDNGSYSYFNQTSLSQTQGIADGFDALSDANKRAFTFVSWSDGLGDHLDRYYFANSASASITSDLYCTCTVAGMRFIFDAKSKTNKTITNVVKVPDGVLEHEEITYQITIENTSDSVQLDELQITDNLNSTCGGNILSVSTPTIFNSSATANPNLNLNYNGTSDTNLFDGTSGVLKTGEIITIEFTVLYSESCIGSNSASFTANDPLDRQIFSSNATSVNASTDTDNDGIIDDIDLDDDNDTITDVLEYDGLNPLDDDDADFIPNYRDTDFGADNNADGIVDIFDFDNDGVPNHFDLDSDNDGILDIVEAGNALDDTSNNGRTNNNVGANGLDNSNETNDGSNASNNYNIPNTDGTTKPDFLDIDADGDGIVDNIEAQLTNNYVTINGVFSDAGIDTAYPNGLTPIDSENDNIPDYIDTNSDNDIRDDIIEGWDTNSDGTAETVATNSDADNDGLDDAFDNNDGLLNPTNGQTPQSFPNFDNADTPERDWREIIAIVVLIDDVSLSEGNEFVFTLRLVTKNDNSVLIESAFPITINFSTANGTNITGQYDAAIAPFDYFSVLNTVFTIPPLMNTEQFSTTTLEDNIYELTEFFTLNGTITSNNTINTNFSGIGTILDNDVAPNIIMNNSLEDEGVALAHTITISHPCSTPIEIDVNTQDDFAISPDDYDSFSEVLVIEGTIDESNANTEVSFSISSFLDNLNELDQEPLDVVGVVQTNNVGTQDLTKTATIVDVDPNPLVVITNEETVEGKSLIFTINLLNDSNELMQNYLPINLNFITVDGTTTGNFDYESISEQVTIPAYSSTITQAVKTLNDNLNEDTETMYLQADLFSFNVANITAPRGTGIIKDNDYPNLFSPNGDGISDVFEISGIEDYPNFKLTIYNRQGNEIYNYSNNGNVNPLWWDGTYNGNPAPTGVYFYQLDFNDGSSKPITKFIQLIR; from the coding sequence ATGCTAACAAAACTTTCTAATACCCTAATTATTCTGCTATTTGTTTCACAATTACTTGTTGGGCAAACTGCACCTTTGGCTGTTAATGACACAAACATAGCCCTAATAAATACAAACATAAATGTCTCTGCTCCTGGAGTTTTAGCAAATGATTCTGATGCTGATGGAGATACAATTACCGTTACAGAATTTTCTATAAACGGAGTAACAATTTTAGCGGATCAGACTGCGAATCTAACAGAAGGAACCATAAATATTGCAGAGAATGGTGCTTATAGTTTTACTCCTAGTTTAAATTTTACTGGGAACTTACCAGATATAAACTACATAATTTCAGATGGCACTTCTACTAGCTCAGCTACCTTAAACATATCTGTTAAGGTGGCTCCAGTTGCAAATAATGATAATTATATTGCTATAAATAACACAGCTTTAGTTACTACAACACCTGGTATTTTAAATAATGATACTGATTCAGATGGAGATGTTATTGTGGTTACTGAGTATTCTATAAACGGAATAACTTATAATGTAGGGCAAACTGCAACTTTTACAGAAGGAGCAATTTTAATATTATCAGATGGTAGTTTTACTTATACACCAACTTTAGATTTTACAGGTAATTTACCAACCATAAATTATACAATTTCAGATGGGAATTTTACAAGTACTGCAGATTTAAATATTTCCGTAGAAAATATCCCTGAAGCAATTGATGATGAAAATTCTACAGTTGTTGATATTTCTATAAGCGAATTAGCTCCAGGTCTTTTAAATAATGATATCGATTTAGATGGTGATGAACTTAAAATTATTGAATTTTCAGTAAACAGTTCAACTTATAATGCAGGGCAAACAGCCAACTTTTCAGAAGGTTCAATTATTATATCAGAAAATGGGAGTTATATGTACACACCAACTCAAAATTTTTCTGGGGATGTTTCCGAAATTAATTATACAATTTCAGATGGTGTTTTTGAAAGCTCTGCCAACTTAAATCTAACGGTCTATTTACCACCAGAACCACCGATAGCGAGTACAGATTATGATACTGTAGATATAAATACAACTTTAACTGTTGCAGCACCAGGTGTTTTAGCAAATGATACAGATATTAATGTACAAGATATTGTAACAGTTACTCAATTCTCAGTAAATGGAACTTTATATAATGCAGGTCAAACAGCAAATTTAGCAGAAGGTAAGTTATCAGTTGCAGTAGATGGTAGTTATATTTTTGAACCCACACCAAATTATACAGGTAATGTACCTACAATTACATATACAATTTCTGATGGTACTTTTACCACTACTTCTAATTTATTGATGACAGTAGAGCCTACTGAAGATTTATTAGAAATAAATGAACTTGGTAGCTGTAATCAAGGATTTAATGCAAATGGCGAATATAAAATTGTATATAGTTTAATACTTACAAATAGAAATAATGCTAGAGATTTACACGAACCAGCATTAATTAGAAATATCGATTTAATAGATGATTTACAAAGTGCTTTTGGTTCTGGTTGTATTGTAAATGTAGAAGCTGCATCAGTGAGTAATAATTTAGTAGAAAATATTGCAGAAGGTTCTTATTTTCCTATGGATTATGATATTTCAGCAATTAATAATTCATTTTTAAATGGTAGTTCAAGTTCCTTTTTTAATACTAATGCTATTAATAATTTAATTCTTTATCCAAGGCAATCAATTTTTGTTAGTTTTTGTGTTACTGTAAATCCTTTTTGTGATGGAAGGCCAGATCCAACTCCATCAGGTTCTGGTATTAATTTTACAAATACACTTACTGTAAATACAGACAAAGGCAATAACGCAACAAGTGATATCACTTTAAATGATTTTCATACCACAGAAGCGGTTGTTTCTGCAGGTTTATATGTGCCAGAATTTAATAATCAGTCTTTAGATCCTCCTGGTTTAGTAAACTTTGATGGAACTTACGACTACGTAAACACTGTTATTTTAACAAATGAAGGTACTGTAGATGCCCAAAATATTAATTTTAATATGGGCTTAGCCGATTTTAGAAATAGAGTTGTTTTTACAGAATTTCTAATCTCTCAAGTTTCAGGCCCAGATGTTACAGTTAACACCAATTATGATGGAAATAACGAAACAACTTTATTAACCCCAAATAACATCCTGCCGGCAGGAGAAACTGTAGTTTTAGAAATTTATTATAAAATAGGTCCAATAGATAATGGTAGTTATAGCTATTTTAATCAAACTAGTTTGTCGCAAACTCAAGGAATTGCTGATGGTTTTGACGCTTTATCAGATGCAAATAAAAGAGCTTTTACCTTTGTAAGTTGGTCAGATGGTTTAGGCGATCATTTAGACCGTTATTATTTTGCCAATTCAGCATCAGCAAGCATAACATCAGATTTATATTGTACGTGTACGGTTGCAGGTATGCGATTTATTTTTGATGCAAAATCAAAAACTAATAAAACAATTACCAATGTTGTAAAAGTACCAGATGGTGTTTTAGAACACGAAGAAATAACTTATCAAATCACTATTGAAAACACAAGTGATTCTGTTCAGTTAGACGAATTACAAATCACCGATAATTTAAATAGTACTTGTGGTGGTAATATACTTTCTGTTTCTACACCTACAATTTTTAATTCCTCAGCAACAGCAAATCCGAATTTAAATTTAAATTATAATGGTACATCAGATACAAATTTGTTTGATGGAACTTCTGGAGTTTTAAAAACAGGAGAAATAATTACAATCGAATTTACGGTTTTGTATAGCGAATCTTGTATTGGTTCTAACTCAGCTTCATTTACAGCTAATGATCCTTTAGATAGACAAATATTCTCATCTAATGCAACAAGTGTAAATGCTTCTACAGATACTGATAATGATGGTATTATAGATGATATTGATTTAGATGATGATAATGATACTATTACAGATGTTTTAGAATATGATGGTTTAAATCCTTTAGATGATGATGATGCCGATTTTATACCAAATTACAGAGATACCGATTTTGGTGCTGATAATAATGCAGATGGAATTGTTGATATTTTTGATTTTGATAATGATGGTGTGCCAAATCATTTTGATTTAGATAGTGATAATGATGGAATTTTAGACATTGTAGAAGCAGGTAATGCTTTAGATGATACCAGTAATAATGGACGAACGAACAACAATGTTGGGGCTAATGGATTAGATAATTCTAATGAAACTAATGATGGTTCAAACGCATCAAATAATTATAATATTCCAAATACTGATGGTACAACAAAACCAGATTTTTTAGATATTGATGCTGATGGAGATGGAATTGTAGATAACATAGAAGCGCAACTTACTAACAATTACGTAACTATAAATGGTGTTTTTTCTGATGCTGGTATAGATACAGCTTATCCAAATGGATTAACACCTATAGATTCTGAAAATGATAACATTCCAGATTACATAGATACAAACTCAGATAATGATATTAGAGATGATATTATAGAAGGTTGGGATACTAATAGTGATGGAACAGCAGAAACTGTAGCCACAAATTCTGATGCAGATAATGATGGTTTAGATGATGCTTTTGATAATAATGATGGTTTATTAAACCCAACAAATGGGCAAACGCCACAAAGTTTTCCAAATTTTGATAATGCAGATACTCCAGAAAGAGATTGGCGAGAAATTATTGCAATAGTTGTACTTATAGATGATGTTAGTTTATCAGAAGGAAATGAATTTGTTTTTACTTTAAGATTAGTAACAAAAAATGATAATTCAGTATTAATAGAAAGTGCATTTCCTATCACCATAAATTTTTCAACTGCAAATGGTACAAATATAACTGGGCAATATGATGCTGCAATTGCTCCTTTTGATTACTTTAGTGTTTTAAATACAGTATTTACAATTCCCCCATTAATGAATACAGAACAGTTTTCTACAACAACTCTAGAAGATAATATCTACGAGTTAACAGAGTTTTTTACCTTAAATGGTACAATTACATCCAACAACACAATCAATACAAATTTTAGCGGTATTGGAACAATTTTAGATAATGACGTTGCCCCAAACATAATAATGAATAATTCTTTAGAAGATGAAGGAGTTGCATTAGCGCATACTATTACAATTTCTCATCCTTGTTCAACACCAATAGAAATTGATGTAAATACTCAAGACGATTTTGCCATAAGTCCAGATGATTACGATTCATTTTCAGAAGTTTTGGTTATAGAAGGTACTATTGATGAAAGTAATGCAAATACAGAAGTATCATTTTCAATCTCATCTTTTTTAGATAATTTAAATGAGTTAGATCAAGAACCTTTAGATGTAGTTGGTGTTGTTCAAACTAACAATGTTGGTACACAAGATTTAACCAAAACTGCTACAATTGTAGATGTAGACCCAAATCCGCTAGTAGTTATCACTAACGAAGAAACTGTGGAAGGCAAAAGCTTAATTTTTACAATAAATCTTTTAAATGATTCTAATGAATTAATGCAAAATTATCTACCAATAAATTTAAATTTTATTACTGTTGATGGTACTACAACAGGTAATTTTGATTACGAATCAATTTCTGAACAAGTTACAATACCTGCATATTCATCAACAATAACGCAAGCAGTAAAAACGTTAAACGATAATTTAAACGAAGATACAGAAACAATGTATTTACAAGCAGATTTATTTAGTTTTAATGTGGCAAACATAACTGCTCCAAGAGGTACAGGTATTATAAAAGATAATGATTACCCTAATTTGTTTTCACCAAATGGTGATGGTATAAGTGATGTTTTCGAAATATCTGGAATAGAAGATTATCCAAACTTTAAATTAACGATTTACAATCGTCAAGGAAACGAAATTTACAATTACAGTAATAATGGAAATGTAAATCCTTTATGGTGGGATGGAACATATAATGGCAATCCTGCACCAACAGGTGTCTATTTTTATCAATTAGATTTTAATGATGGATCATCAAAACCTATTACTAAATTTATTCAATTAATAAGATAA